The following coding sequences are from one Pelagovum sp. HNIBRBA483 window:
- the accD gene encoding acetyl-CoA carboxylase, carboxyltransferase subunit beta, with translation MNWITNYVRPTINSLFSRREVPENLWKKCSECGTMLFHRELAENLNVCTSCGHHMAITPRARFEALFDNGAFAEVKVPEPIADPLNFRDQKKYTERLKAAQRSTAEKEAMLVAEGEIGKTPIVAAAQDFTFMGGSMGMYVGNAIIAAAERAVELKRPLVLFSAAGGARMQEGILSLMQMPRTTVAVEMLREAGLPYIVVLTHPTTGGVTASYAMLGDVQIAEPNALICFAGPRVIEQTIREKLPEGFQRAEYLLDHGMLDRVTPRTEMRDELIQILRMLLGLEPALKGDLPAPAPVENEVDGKAAKSGA, from the coding sequence ATGAACTGGATTACCAATTACGTTCGTCCGACAATCAATTCGCTCTTCTCGCGCAGGGAAGTGCCAGAGAATTTGTGGAAGAAGTGCAGTGAGTGTGGAACCATGTTGTTTCACCGTGAACTGGCGGAAAACCTCAATGTTTGCACGAGCTGTGGACACCATATGGCGATTACGCCGCGTGCGCGTTTTGAGGCGCTGTTCGACAATGGCGCCTTTGCCGAGGTGAAGGTGCCGGAACCGATCGCCGATCCGCTGAACTTCCGCGATCAGAAGAAATATACCGAACGCCTGAAAGCGGCGCAGCGCTCAACCGCCGAAAAAGAGGCGATGCTCGTTGCGGAAGGTGAGATCGGCAAGACCCCGATTGTGGCTGCGGCGCAGGACTTTACCTTTATGGGCGGGTCTATGGGCATGTATGTGGGCAATGCGATCATTGCCGCCGCTGAACGTGCCGTTGAGCTGAAGCGCCCGTTGGTGCTGTTCTCTGCTGCGGGTGGTGCGCGGATGCAGGAAGGCATTCTGAGCCTGATGCAGATGCCGCGCACGACGGTTGCGGTGGAAATGCTGCGGGAAGCGGGCCTGCCCTATATCGTGGTGCTGACCCATCCGACTACCGGCGGGGTGACGGCATCCTACGCGATGCTGGGCGATGTGCAGATTGCCGAGCCGAATGCGCTTATTTGCTTTGCGGGTCCGCGCGTGATCGAGCAGACAATCCGCGAAAAATTGCCCGAGGGCTTCCAGCGGGCGGAGTATCTGCTGGATCACGGTATGCTGGACCGTGTGACGCCGCGCACGGAGATGCGTGACGAGCTGATCCAGATTTTGCGGATGCTTCTGGGGCTGGAACCGGCGCTGAAGGGCGATTTGCCTGCTCCGGCCCCCGTAGAGAATGAAGTTGACGGCAAAGCCGCCAAGAGCGGCGCGTAG
- a CDS encoding CPBP family intramembrane glutamic endopeptidase, with protein MTRNMAPYYPRHPQFVAAARDAAELSRTLTGVAIVVLSFFLAPLLMGLMPMDAEAFSAFAKGDKPFSLIVQLGFFAIPLTALVFVVRQLHGRRFATLFGDSVVFADLKRAFLGVTALALAMEVLPPWVGADLVAEVRPLTPWLLAAVVSLPFVLLQTSTEELFFRGYLQQQLAVRWRSPFVWMVLPSAIFGASHYFNAMGPAEGVLWAVWAMLIGIAAADLTARSGSIGAAIGLHFANNVHALLLYGFKDSEASGLALVLLVPVDPALRARGLEALADPTVIFEFIYILLAVGVMWLAARVAIRL; from the coding sequence ATGACCCGTAACATGGCGCCCTATTACCCACGACATCCGCAATTCGTCGCGGCGGCCCGCGATGCGGCGGAGCTATCGCGGACGCTGACCGGTGTTGCGATTGTTGTGCTGTCGTTCTTTCTGGCGCCGCTGCTGATGGGGCTGATGCCGATGGATGCGGAGGCGTTCTCGGCATTCGCCAAGGGAGATAAACCGTTTTCGCTTATCGTGCAGCTGGGGTTCTTTGCGATCCCGTTGACGGCGCTGGTGTTTGTGGTGCGGCAGCTGCATGGGCGCCGGTTCGCAACGCTTTTTGGCGATAGCGTGGTTTTTGCTGATCTCAAACGTGCATTTTTGGGGGTGACTGCGCTTGCCTTGGCGATGGAGGTTTTGCCGCCTTGGGTGGGTGCTGATCTGGTGGCCGAGGTGCGCCCGTTGACACCGTGGCTATTGGCGGCGGTTGTATCGTTGCCATTTGTGCTCTTGCAGACCAGCACGGAGGAGTTGTTCTTTAGGGGATATTTGCAGCAGCAACTGGCGGTGCGCTGGCGTTCGCCGTTTGTCTGGATGGTCTTGCCGAGTGCGATTTTCGGGGCCAGCCATTACTTCAATGCGATGGGGCCGGCGGAGGGGGTGCTTTGGGCCGTTTGGGCGATGTTGATCGGCATCGCTGCGGCGGACCTTACAGCGCGGAGCGGATCAATTGGGGCGGCCATCGGGCTGCATTTTGCGAATAACGTTCATGCGCTGTTGCTCTACGGTTTTAAGGATAGCGAAGCCTCGGGGCTGGCGCTTGTATTGTTGGTTCCGGTTGATCCGGCACTGAGGGCGCGCGGGTTGGAGGCATTGGCCGACCCAACGGTGATTTTCGAGTTTATCTACATATTGCTGGCCGTGGGTGTAATGTGGCTGGCGGCGCGGGTGGCGATCAGGCTCTGA
- the ilvD gene encoding dihydroxy-acid dehydratase, with the protein MARQFDKSKLPSRHVSVGPARAPHRSYYYAMGMDEDDIKQPFVGVATCWNEAAPCNISLNRQAQSVKLGVKAGGGTPREFTTITVTDGIAMGHEGMRSSLASREAIADTVELTMRGHCYDAIVGLAGCDKSLPGMMMAMVRLNVPSVFIYGGSILPGRLNGQDVTVQDVFEAVGKHQAGNMSDAELEIIERVACPSAGACGGQFTANTMACVSEAIGLALMNSSGAPAPYESRDQYGIASGEAVMDLIERNIRARDVVTRKSLENAARVVACTGGSTNAGLHLPAIAHEAGIDFDLADVCEIFRDTPYFVDLKPGGQYVAKDLYEAGGVPVVMKELRKAGLIHEDCMTASGRSIGEELDMIKGEADGRVIYPIETPITKTGGVVGLQGNLAPEGAIVKVAGMDEEQQVFTGPARVFECEEDAFEAVKQRAYKEGEVLVIRNEGPAGGPGMREMLATTAALSGQGMGKKVALITDGRFSGATRGFCVGHVGPEAAHGGPIALLEDGDMITINAIKGEISVALSDEELAKRKEAWSGPRDTIYASGALWKYAQLVGSTRLGAVTHPGAKHEKHIYVDL; encoded by the coding sequence ATGGCTCGCCAGTTCGACAAATCCAAACTTCCCAGCCGTCACGTTTCGGTCGGCCCCGCACGCGCCCCGCACCGTTCGTACTACTATGCAATGGGCATGGACGAGGACGATATCAAACAACCCTTCGTCGGCGTCGCCACCTGTTGGAACGAAGCCGCACCCTGTAACATCTCGCTGAACCGTCAGGCACAGTCTGTAAAACTCGGCGTCAAAGCTGGCGGCGGCACGCCCCGCGAGTTCACGACCATCACCGTTACCGACGGCATCGCAATGGGCCACGAAGGCATGCGCTCGTCGCTGGCCTCCCGCGAAGCCATCGCTGATACTGTCGAACTGACCATGCGCGGCCACTGCTACGACGCCATCGTTGGCCTCGCCGGTTGTGACAAATCCCTGCCGGGTATGATGATGGCAATGGTGCGCCTCAACGTACCGTCGGTGTTCATCTACGGCGGTTCGATCCTTCCAGGCCGGTTGAACGGTCAGGACGTCACCGTGCAGGACGTGTTCGAAGCGGTCGGCAAGCATCAGGCCGGCAACATGAGCGATGCCGAACTGGAAATCATCGAGCGCGTCGCTTGCCCCTCCGCAGGGGCCTGCGGCGGCCAGTTCACAGCCAACACGATGGCCTGTGTGTCCGAAGCCATCGGCCTCGCCCTGATGAATTCGTCAGGCGCTCCGGCCCCTTATGAGAGCCGCGATCAGTATGGCATCGCTTCCGGTGAAGCGGTGATGGATCTCATCGAGCGCAACATCCGCGCCCGTGATGTCGTCACCCGTAAGAGCCTCGAAAACGCCGCTCGCGTCGTAGCTTGCACCGGCGGCTCCACCAACGCTGGCCTGCACTTGCCCGCAATCGCCCACGAAGCCGGCATCGACTTCGATCTGGCCGATGTCTGCGAAATCTTCCGCGACACGCCGTATTTCGTCGATCTCAAGCCGGGCGGCCAGTACGTTGCCAAAGATCTCTACGAGGCAGGCGGCGTTCCGGTCGTGATGAAGGAGCTGCGCAAAGCGGGCCTTATTCACGAAGACTGCATGACCGCCTCTGGCCGTAGCATCGGCGAAGAGCTGGACATGATCAAAGGCGAAGCCGACGGTCGCGTCATCTACCCGATCGAAACCCCGATCACCAAAACCGGCGGTGTTGTGGGTCTACAAGGCAACCTCGCCCCAGAAGGCGCAATCGTTAAGGTCGCCGGCATGGACGAGGAACAGCAAGTCTTCACCGGCCCTGCCCGCGTGTTCGAATGCGAAGAAGACGCTTTCGAAGCGGTCAAGCAGCGCGCCTACAAAGAAGGTGAAGTCCTCGTCATCCGTAACGAAGGCCCCGCTGGCGGCCCGGGCATGCGCGAAATGCTCGCCACCACCGCCGCGCTCTCTGGTCAGGGTATGGGCAAGAAAGTGGCACTCATCACCGATGGCCGCTTCTCTGGCGCGACCCGTGGTTTCTGCGTGGGTCACGTTGGCCCCGAGGCCGCGCATGGCGGTCCGATCGCACTTCTTGAAGATGGCGACATGATCACCATCAACGCGATCAAAGGCGAAATCAGCGTCGCACTATCTGACGAGGAACTGGCCAAGCGCAAAGAAGCGTGGTCTGGCCCGCGCGATACGATCTACGCCTCCGGTGCGCTGTGGAAATACGCCCAGCTTGTCGGTTCCACCCGCCTTGGCGCTGTGACCCATCCGGGCGCCAAGCACGAAAAGCACATCTACGTCGATCTCTGA
- a CDS encoding mechanosensitive ion channel family protein, translated as MEKLLSTEIWAGQTLANVLTVDFFAGVMGNILAALLILLAGMFVAGWARKRIMAVGSRFEQLDNTLFNFLANITRYVILGFAFLFVLNTFGIQTTSFVAVIGAAGLAVGLALQGTLSNVAAGVMIILFRPFKLGDFVEVGGQMGTVKDISLNFIELATAANVQVIVPNAQVWGNTITNYSVYSTRRAEWLFGVGYGADLKKAEAIIRRVVLEDPRALAEPTPFIQVNNLGDFSVDFLVRVWCNSGDLFQFQADMKRAVKEAFDAEGIDIPFPTQTVIRQDETA; from the coding sequence ATGGAAAAACTACTTTCGACCGAGATCTGGGCAGGGCAAACCCTCGCCAATGTTCTGACGGTGGATTTCTTCGCGGGCGTGATGGGCAATATTCTCGCAGCGCTCCTCATCCTGCTTGCAGGCATGTTCGTCGCTGGCTGGGCACGCAAACGGATCATGGCGGTGGGGAGCCGCTTTGAACAGCTCGACAATACGCTGTTCAACTTCCTCGCCAATATAACGCGCTATGTGATCCTTGGCTTTGCCTTCCTGTTCGTTCTGAACACATTCGGCATTCAAACCACCAGCTTCGTCGCGGTGATCGGTGCCGCCGGTCTTGCGGTTGGCCTCGCGCTACAGGGCACCCTTTCTAACGTCGCCGCTGGCGTGATGATCATCCTGTTCCGCCCCTTCAAGCTTGGCGATTTCGTAGAGGTCGGTGGGCAAATGGGCACCGTGAAGGACATCTCGCTGAACTTCATTGAACTGGCGACCGCCGCCAATGTACAGGTCATCGTGCCCAATGCGCAGGTTTGGGGCAACACGATCACCAACTATTCCGTCTACAGTACCCGCCGCGCCGAATGGCTGTTTGGCGTGGGCTACGGCGCTGATCTCAAGAAAGCCGAGGCGATCATCCGGCGCGTCGTGCTTGAAGACCCCCGCGCCCTTGCAGAGCCGACACCCTTCATTCAGGTCAATAATCTCGGGGATTTCTCAGTCGATTTTCTGGTGCGCGTCTGGTGCAACAGCGGCGATCTCTTCCAGTTTCAAGCCGATATGAAACGCGCCGTGAAAGAGGCGTTCGATGCCGAGGGGATCGACATTCCCTTCCCGACACAAACCGTCATTCGTCAGGACGAAACAGCCTGA
- a CDS encoding NAD(P)/FAD-dependent oxidoreductase — protein sequence MAHFVVVGAGQAGASLVAKLRSEGFEGRITLIGAEANPPYQRPPLSKAYLLGEMALERLYLRPQSFYDDQNIELRLETRVTDIDAEARNLTLSTGETLTYDKLALTTGSHPRTLPAAIGGTLDGVYTMRDLQDADAMAPELVEGRSVLIIGGGYIGLEAAAVAAKKGLKVTLVEMADRILQRVACPETSDYFRALHASHGVDIREGVGLDRLVGTDRVTAAHLTDGTELAIDFAIVGVGIAPATALAEAAGVTVDNGIVTDLHTRTSNPDIHAAGDCATLLFKGQQIRLESVGNAIDQAEVAAKNMLGQNVEYVPAPWFWSDQYDCKLQIAGLNIGYDKVYVKEGDNGARSHWYYKESNLIAVDAMNDPRNYMIGKRLIEAGKSPAPEVITDPATDMKALLRA from the coding sequence ATGGCACATTTCGTCGTGGTAGGCGCAGGCCAGGCCGGAGCCTCACTCGTTGCCAAGCTGCGCAGCGAGGGATTTGAGGGGCGCATCACGCTCATCGGCGCCGAGGCCAATCCACCCTACCAACGCCCGCCGCTTTCCAAGGCGTACCTGCTCGGTGAAATGGCGCTTGAACGCCTCTACCTGCGCCCGCAGTCCTTTTACGATGACCAGAATATCGAACTGCGGCTCGAAACCCGCGTCACCGATATCGACGCCGAGGCACGCAACCTGACGCTCTCCACCGGCGAAACCCTGACCTATGACAAACTCGCCCTTACCACAGGCTCCCATCCGCGCACCCTGCCCGCTGCAATCGGCGGCACGCTCGATGGCGTCTACACGATGCGCGATCTTCAGGACGCAGACGCAATGGCACCCGAATTGGTCGAAGGCCGCAGCGTCCTGATCATAGGCGGAGGCTATATCGGCCTCGAAGCCGCTGCCGTTGCGGCCAAAAAAGGCCTGAAGGTCACGCTGGTCGAGATGGCCGACCGCATCCTCCAGCGCGTTGCCTGCCCTGAAACATCCGATTACTTCCGCGCTCTGCACGCCTCCCACGGCGTGGATATTCGCGAAGGTGTCGGCCTCGACCGCCTCGTCGGGACCGACCGCGTCACCGCCGCCCACCTGACAGATGGTACCGAACTTGCGATCGACTTCGCCATTGTCGGCGTCGGCATCGCTCCCGCCACGGCACTGGCCGAGGCCGCCGGTGTCACCGTCGACAACGGCATCGTCACCGATCTCCACACCCGCACCTCCAACCCCGATATCCACGCGGCAGGCGATTGCGCCACCCTACTTTTCAAAGGTCAGCAGATAAGACTCGAAAGCGTCGGCAACGCCATTGATCAAGCAGAAGTCGCGGCAAAGAATATGCTAGGGCAGAATGTGGAATATGTGCCCGCGCCTTGGTTCTGGTCCGACCAATACGACTGCAAACTCCAGATCGCCGGCCTCAACATCGGCTACGATAAAGTCTACGTCAAAGAAGGCGACAACGGCGCGCGGTCCCACTGGTACTACAAGGAAAGCAACCTCATCGCAGTCGATGCGATGAACGATCCACGCAACTACATGATCGGCAAGCGCCTCATCGAAGCGGGCAAATCTCCCGCGCCCGAGGTTATCACCGATCCCGCAACGGACATGAAAGCCCTGCTCCGCGCGTGA
- a CDS encoding peroxiredoxin has protein sequence MAISVGDRLPDVQLAYMGAEGPEFVSLGEKLKGRRVVIFALPGAFTPTCSSAHLPSFIRTKAQFDAKGVDEIICISVNDIHVMKLWAEMSGADAAGITMLADPAAEYTKAVGMSFTAEAIGFIDRSVRYALFADDGVVKVINVEEARGVCELSGGETMLDDLEKVMA, from the coding sequence ATGGCAATTTCTGTGGGCGACCGGCTTCCTGACGTTCAACTGGCGTACATGGGGGCTGAGGGGCCGGAATTCGTCTCTCTGGGAGAGAAGCTCAAAGGGCGTCGCGTGGTGATTTTTGCGTTGCCGGGGGCGTTTACGCCGACCTGTTCATCGGCGCATCTGCCGAGCTTTATCCGCACCAAGGCGCAATTTGATGCGAAAGGCGTGGACGAGATCATTTGCATCTCTGTGAACGATATTCATGTGATGAAGCTTTGGGCCGAAATGTCAGGTGCGGACGCGGCGGGGATCACGATGCTCGCCGATCCAGCGGCCGAATATACCAAGGCCGTAGGCATGAGCTTTACCGCCGAGGCAATCGGTTTCATCGATCGGTCAGTGCGCTATGCGCTGTTTGCCGATGATGGTGTTGTCAAAGTGATCAACGTTGAGGAGGCACGCGGGGTTTGCGAGCTTTCGGGCGGTGAGACGATGCTGGACGACCTCGAAAAGGTCATGGCTTGA
- a CDS encoding folylpolyglutamate synthase/dihydrofolate synthase family protein: protein MTQRSDVILERMMALHPKVIDLTLDRVWRLLAALDNPQDRLPPVIHLAGTNGKGSTQAMMRAGLEASGARVHAYTSPHLARFHERIRLAGAVISEAALTEVLDRCYAANDGESITYFEITTVAGLLAFAETDADYTLLEVGLGGRLDATNVIDAPALTVITPVDLDHQQFLGETLPEIAGEKAGIIKRGVPCVVGPQHDEAMAVIERQAERLGAPLLAYGQHWHVGTERGRLIYQDEGGLLDLPLPNLRGPHQVMNAGAAIAGLRALGMDDAACEAAVTKAYWPARMEQLTQGALVDLARPAELWLDGGHNPAAGVVLAETLSQQPPRPTHLICGMLNTKDITGYLKPLAGVAASLTAVSIPGEMNTLPAETTADAARRAGFAEVLIADGVRTAIEEITARDPAARILICGSLYLAGHVMRENG from the coding sequence GTGACCCAAAGATCTGATGTCATCCTCGAACGGATGATGGCGCTTCACCCCAAGGTGATTGACCTGACGCTCGACCGCGTGTGGCGGCTTTTGGCTGCCTTGGATAATCCGCAGGACCGGCTTCCGCCGGTGATCCATCTGGCGGGGACCAATGGTAAGGGATCGACCCAAGCCATGATGCGGGCGGGGCTAGAGGCCAGTGGCGCACGGGTACATGCCTATACCTCGCCGCATCTGGCGCGGTTTCACGAGCGTATCCGGCTTGCGGGCGCAGTGATCAGTGAGGCCGCGCTCACCGAGGTGTTGGACCGGTGCTATGCCGCTAATGACGGTGAGAGCATCACCTATTTCGAGATTACCACGGTGGCGGGTTTGTTGGCTTTTGCCGAGACGGATGCAGACTATACCCTGCTAGAGGTTGGCCTTGGTGGGCGGCTGGACGCAACGAATGTCATTGATGCGCCTGCATTGACTGTGATCACGCCGGTCGATCTGGATCACCAGCAATTTCTGGGTGAAACCTTACCGGAAATCGCGGGCGAAAAGGCAGGGATCATCAAACGCGGTGTGCCTTGTGTCGTTGGTCCGCAGCATGATGAAGCCATGGCGGTGATCGAGCGGCAGGCGGAAAGATTGGGCGCGCCGCTGCTGGCCTATGGGCAGCACTGGCATGTTGGGACCGAGCGGGGACGGTTGATCTATCAGGATGAGGGTGGGCTGCTGGATTTGCCGCTGCCGAATTTGCGCGGGCCGCATCAGGTGATGAATGCCGGTGCGGCGATTGCAGGTTTGCGCGCGCTGGGGATGGACGATGCGGCATGTGAGGCGGCAGTGACGAAAGCCTATTGGCCTGCGCGTATGGAGCAGCTGACGCAAGGTGCGCTGGTTGACTTGGCGCGACCTGCCGAATTGTGGCTTGATGGTGGGCATAACCCCGCCGCAGGCGTTGTGCTGGCGGAAACCCTTTCCCAACAGCCGCCGCGCCCGACGCATTTGATCTGCGGGATGCTGAACACCAAGGACATCACCGGCTATCTGAAGCCATTGGCGGGCGTTGCGGCCAGCCTCACGGCAGTTTCGATCCCCGGAGAGATGAACACGCTCCCCGCTGAAACCACGGCCGACGCTGCACGGCGCGCGGGCTTTGCCGAGGTGTTGATTGCGGACGGTGTGCGCACGGCTATCGAGGAGATCACCGCGCGTGATCCTGCTGCGCGAATTTTGATCTGCGGATCGCTTTACCTTGCTGGTCATGTGATGCGCGAGAACGGCTGA
- the rsmD gene encoding 16S rRNA (guanine(966)-N(2))-methyltransferase RsmD produces the protein MRIIGGQCRGLTLAAVGKGDTAAHLRPTSDRVRESLFNVLAGGRFGDPVEEAIVLDLFSGTGALALEALSRGAANATLVDSGRAAQRLLRDNITRCRMESRAKTLSSDATRLPARPLGQPAATLVFLDPPYGKGLGQQALASAATQGWIAPDALIVFEENAAQPAPQGFTLSDQRRYGDTWITFLEADGPSQ, from the coding sequence GTGAGGATCATCGGTGGACAATGCCGTGGCTTGACCTTGGCCGCCGTGGGCAAAGGCGACACCGCCGCCCATCTGCGCCCGACTTCCGATCGGGTGCGCGAAAGCCTGTTCAACGTCCTCGCGGGCGGCCGTTTCGGTGATCCGGTCGAAGAGGCAATCGTCCTTGATCTCTTTTCAGGAACCGGCGCACTGGCGCTCGAAGCACTCTCCCGCGGCGCAGCCAACGCTACGCTCGTCGATAGCGGTCGCGCCGCCCAGCGCCTGCTGCGCGACAACATCACCCGCTGCCGCATGGAAAGCCGCGCCAAGACGCTCTCCAGTGACGCAACGCGCCTGCCCGCACGCCCGCTCGGCCAGCCCGCCGCTACATTGGTGTTTCTCGATCCGCCCTACGGCAAGGGCCTCGGCCAACAAGCCCTCGCCAGTGCCGCAACCCAAGGCTGGATCGCCCCTGACGCACTGATCGTATTCGAGGAAAACGCCGCGCAACCTGCACCGCAGGGCTTTACCCTGAGCGACCAGCGCCGCTACGGCGATACATGGATCACCTTCTTGGAGGCCGACGGACCTTCCCAATAA
- the zapE gene encoding cell division protein ZapE: protein MTISAAYESVVSAGKIKPDPAQQAMLPHLDRIVTELSKPVKKGFFRKKAPDAVRGLYIWGGVGRGKSMLMDMLYEHVDAPKRRVHFHVFMQWVHTEMTAARKTGVEDALAPVAAHLTDNLRLLAFDEMQITDITDAMIVGRLFEALFKGGVCVVTTSNRHPDELYKNGLNRQLFLPFIALIKEQLDIVELASPTDHRQGRLEGAQSYFTPINADSRATMEAVWQDLTNGTKEPLVLHVKGREVEIPAFHNGVARARFYDLCGQPLGAADYLALASAARVLLLEDIPRLSRSNYNEAKRFVTLIDALYEAKVRLICSAAAEPEMLYVEGEGTFEFERTASRLREMQAVD from the coding sequence ATGACCATCAGTGCCGCATATGAAAGCGTCGTCAGCGCCGGGAAAATCAAACCCGATCCCGCGCAACAGGCTATGCTGCCGCACCTCGACCGTATCGTCACCGAGCTTTCCAAACCCGTCAAAAAAGGCTTCTTCCGCAAAAAGGCTCCCGACGCGGTGCGCGGTCTTTATATCTGGGGCGGCGTGGGGCGCGGCAAATCAATGCTGATGGATATGCTTTACGAGCACGTCGATGCCCCCAAACGCAGGGTGCATTTTCATGTGTTCATGCAGTGGGTCCACACCGAAATGACCGCCGCCCGCAAAACTGGCGTGGAGGACGCCCTTGCCCCCGTTGCGGCCCATTTGACCGACAATCTGCGCCTGCTCGCCTTCGACGAAATGCAGATCACCGATATCACCGACGCCATGATCGTTGGGCGACTGTTCGAAGCGCTGTTCAAGGGCGGTGTATGCGTCGTCACCACCTCCAACCGCCATCCCGATGAGCTTTACAAAAACGGGCTGAACAGGCAGCTGTTTCTGCCCTTTATTGCGCTGATCAAAGAGCAGCTCGATATCGTCGAACTCGCCAGCCCAACGGACCACCGGCAGGGGCGTCTCGAAGGGGCGCAAAGTTATTTCACCCCCATCAACGCCGACAGCCGCGCCACGATGGAGGCCGTCTGGCAAGATCTGACAAACGGCACGAAAGAGCCACTCGTGCTTCATGTCAAAGGCCGCGAAGTTGAGATTCCCGCCTTCCACAACGGCGTCGCCCGCGCACGTTTCTATGACCTATGCGGTCAGCCCCTTGGGGCGGCAGATTACCTCGCCTTGGCCAGCGCCGCGCGGGTTCTGCTCTTGGAGGACATCCCCCGCCTGTCGCGCTCGAATTATAACGAGGCCAAGCGTTTCGTAACCCTGATCGACGCGCTCTACGAGGCCAAAGTCCGCCTCATCTGTTCCGCCGCCGCCGAACCTGAAATGCTCTATGTCGAAGGCGAAGGCACCTTCGAATTCGAGCGCACGGCAAGCCGTCTGAGGGAAATGCAAGCGGTGGATTAG